The DNA region ccatttgatatcggaatttgataaattttgtattgttggactcatctcggaacgggtgttcggattttttaagttttttttcgagatttgagatgtgggttacactgtcgaatattttaatgaattttgaatttttatccggaaaagtagtaaattcatatggaattaattcctatgatttgtattgaatatatcgaattgtttatgaatagatttgaagcttttggagataaaatttaaaagaaaaagttgtggttgaataattgatcgGAATTTGCAatgcgaggtaagtgtcgtggttaaccttgacttgcgggaatagaacccttaaactatttattatgtgaaatgcatatgaacgcgtcgtcaaattaattgtttgcataattacttgaaaaatcataaattattttaaatcatgaattaattattataataattatttccatcctattctttgtcaaatattaattcttgaattcttgcattaattgttacatgctatttgaattatgtgtcttaattgttatttgacatttagcatattaaatattaaactgtctattttcttcctgatttttataatattttgctatttgtcattgtttgtttcataattaaatcataattattgtatgtttgttgtctttataattttatattaattgttgtatttattgggaaaaattcttctataagaattggtaaatggatatattggaggatcgggttgcacgccgcaacaaaattgattgaaatggatatattggaggatcgggttgcacgccgcaacagacttattaaaaagtccatattggaggatcgggttgcatggtggatcgggttgcacgccgcaacagacttgattaaaatgaatatattggaggagcgggttgcacgccgcaacagaattgaatgtgaatatattgtgagagcgggttgcacgctgcaacgaaaattgatgaaaatgataattggttatgactgctgagttggcttcaattattgtaaatgagttacctgatttatttctattatttgttattgttactaatattgcgtacatgttaatgtaagtgacccgccttagtctcgtcactacttcgtcgaagttaggctcagcacttaccagtacatggggtcggttgtactgatactacactttgtacttcttgtgcagatttcggagttggtcccagcggcgtactatagacttgctcggatttcagctactcggaggagacttgaggtataactgcacagcgtccgcagttctgaagtccccgtctattttactttagttgtgtgtttgttttcagacagctttattttattcagacctttatttgtatttattctagaagctagtgcacttgtgacaccaattctgggatggtatttagacactgttgtttttatggattattcactatatttcagaatttacttccgcaattgttctttgttattaatagatttaaaaattatttttaaaatggataatattattctaacgttggcttgcctagcaagtgaaatattaggcgccatcacgatccgaaggtggaaattttgggtcgtgacacatgtgGTCTTTGCTGCAATAAGCTTACTTCAAGATGAAAGTGATATGACCAGAACATTAAGGAAAAATTATGTATCAAACAGAATAATAGTACTACTAGTTACCATGCACTTTTGTGAAAACTAAGTATTATGCTCtctagaaaaataaaaggatatagcagaacaTTTAAGTCAATCGGGAATCAATATCTCTGTCTACTATCTACTACTATATGCTTTCCATATAGAAATGATTTAACATGTTAATTTGATAAAAACTATCATCAATGAAAAATTTGGTGTAGTACATACTTCTTgtactaatattttatcttatcaaaataaaatagttatgaatattattattattattatattatatttgacagTAAACtaatatataataattatacTAGGCATACTAAAATCGTATTATAAGGTAAAATCATAAGCATAcataataaagtataattttaattttgtagattatttaGTATACCGCATGCCACCTATTATTTAGTTCATGAAAATTTAACAAGGTGACATCCTTAGCAGCCACATAAGTACTAATTTTCTAATAATCAGACCATTGTTTATTCTAAATAGTGGTACAAACTTATCTGGTTTAAAGCTTGCGACTTGTTGCTGTAACAGAAAGACGTGTCTGTAACACTACATACCTTTCTGAATAAAATCTGGATAATTTTGATAATAAATCATCGAGATATACCTTACCAGAAGTGGAATTCAACCTTGAGGTTAGAGACTTCGTGctaataacgtgttataaaatatagctcaaagtaataatatagaacaaggaaaaacaagctaagagatatagaaagaaagagatgagagattcttattttttcttcaattgtgtgtatttttctatctattacaagacctttatatatgtataaaaagtgaataaaaatatgtcattgaatatatcattaagtatagaaatatgtcattaaatAAGTTATTAAGCATTTGAAAAGATCAATGTCATTAAATAAGTCATTAAACATTTGAGAAGATCGCGAAAAAACTGTATCCACCCACCGTAATTTGATTTTTGTCATAACATTAATGATAATATCTTGACAATATTTTTTGAACATAAATAAAAGGTGGACAACATGTTGTGTTAGGCACAATACTGCTGTGCCTTCTCTGGCCTTCCAAAATTGTCCGCTGGCTTTTCCTTTCCTTGGTCCTTTTTTCCCACAAAATCACACCCCTCTAACAATGGCGATTCAGAGGCTTTTACCACTATTCTTTCTACTAATCTCATCCCTGACCTTTTTAGCACAATCGCGCAGTGACACGAACCACGTGTACTCACCCTGCGCTGATGCAAAGGTGCAGAAATCAGATGGGTTTAGTTTTGGAATTGCATTTAGTTCAAGAACATCATTTTTCCTCAACAGTTCAGTTCAGTTGTCTCCTTGCGATAAAAGGCTCTCTCTTTCATCAGCAAATTCTCAGATTGCTGTGTTCAGACCTAAAGTGGATGAGATCTCTCTCCTTACTATCAACACTACCAACTTTTTCCCTGTATGATCGATCTTACCCCACTTTACTCtgtctttctctctctctctctctctctattggGTTCAATTGGctgtaagttgagatttttattgTTTACTTATGGAAATATGGTGAAATGGGGTTAGATCTGAGATGGGTTTGTTCTGGTTTTAGATTAGGTTTggggttttgttttggttttggggggggggggggtttaagGGAGAACGAATAGGGATGTCATTGTTCTTAATTTTGAGTCTTGATCATGTCTTAGTGAAGGTAGAAACTTATAACCAGAGTATTTTGGACATTGTCTTCCTAGAAAAAGCTCTACTCCCTCCTTAATTTATGTGAGTTGTTTGTCTAGGTACAAAGTTttagggaaaaaaaaaagaattttgaaacttGAGGTTTGAAACATACCATGGctagaagtttaaagttaaattgttagCAAATATAAAATAGTGTCATTCGTTTTGGGAATGACTAAAAAAGGAAAATGTCGCCTAAATTAGGACAAAGGGGGTACTTCGTAATTAGCATGTATGAAGAACTTAATGTAATCCGTCCTTTCTTCTTGGCTTTATCTTATGTTATGGTTTTTATCTCATTCATTTTAAGTCAATGGAGGACGATTATTCCTAAACATCTGTTTTCTCTCTGTTTGGTTTGGCCAAATATCCCTTTATTTTTAACTCTAGAACTAGAACTGTTGAACTTTATTAGTAATATTCTTATAGTGATGAATGCTTCTTTCCTTTTCCGGAACAATATTCTATCATTTTTAACTatctgaattttcctttagtacCATTAGTGGGGTTTCGTACATTAGgatgattaaggatatgtatgatggagcgaagactcgggtgaggactgTGGGAGGAGACTCAGACTATTTTTCTGTGATGATGGGGTTACATCAAGGTTCagctcttagcccatttttatttgtCTTGATGATGGACGTGCTGACGCGCCATATtgaggggaggtgccatggtgtatgttatttgcagatgacattGTACTGATTGACGAGGGTTAACGATCGACTGGAGCTGTGGAGGGAGACCTGGAgtttaaaggtttcaagttgagtaagaCAAAAactgaatacttggagtgtaagttcagtgtgGGGACGTAGGAAATAGAAGCGGAGGTGAAGCTTGATACACAAatcatccccaagagagatagTTTCAAATATCTTGGGTTTGTTATTCAGGGgaacggggagattgacgaggatgttacaTATCGTGTTGAAGcagatggatgaaatggaggcttgcgtccggtgttttgtgtgataggAATGTGCCACCAAGTCTTAagggcaagttctacaaagtggtAGTTAGGCCGACTATGTTGTATTGAGCCGAGTATTTGCCAGTCAAGAAAtatcatgtccagaagatgaaagtagcagagatgaggatgttgagatggatgtgtgggcataccaggAAGGACCGGATTAGGAAcgaagttattagggacaaggtgggtgtggccgtTGTGGAAGAAAAATTGCGGgaatcgaggctgagatggttcgggcatgtaaaGAGGAGAGACATCGATGTCCCGGTGAGGAGATGCGAGAGGTTGACCATATCGGGTcagaggagaggtagagggagacatAGGAAGTACTagagagaggtgattaggcaggatatggcTCTACTTCAGCTTACCGAGAACATGACCCTCGATAGGGAGGTATGgaagttgaggattagggttgtGGGTTAACAGGTAGTCAAGAGTCTCTTCTAGTCGTATTAAAAGTACTAGTACTAGTCTTGTATTCTCCTATTCCGAGTTCTTCGCTTATTAGACTATGTGGCATTATTGCCGGTAGTTTTCGCACTTTTCTTATAGCTTTGTATCCCTAGTTCTCTGCTATTACATGATGtgctatttgtttcttttatcttatttcctTGCCATTGTTAATATTTGTTTATTGTGTCCTTGTCActgttcttgagccgagggtctattggaaacaacctctcttccttcgtaaggtaggggtaaggtctacgtacacactaccctccccagaccccacatgtgggattgcactgggtttgttgttgttgttgttaccattAGTACTTGGGCATGTACTGATGAATGCTTGTTTCGTTCTTAATCTTATGTTTGCCTATCATCACTAATTCTATCTTACTCTTGTTGGTGTTGTTTGCCTAATGTCTATGcctcaataacaacaacaacatacctagtataaTCCTACATAGTGGGGTCAGCGGAgtgtagtgtgtacgcataccatacccctaccttgtggagataagagaggttgtttccaatagactctcAGCTCAATGTCTATGCCTTAATGCATTCGTGAATTTTGTTTTAGGAACCATTGGTAATGTGCAACTTATAGGTTAGTAGAAAAACATCAACAAGTAAACAATTGCAatcatttatataattattgaaagcAACTCTATGAAACTTATTTGTAATTTTTAATAGAAAATAGTAACAAAACATCAAGAATAAAAAAATTGCTATCCTTTAAATATTTAAAGATCTTTTTTTTATGACTTAGAAATCCATCTGGGACCAACCGCATCCTTTGAAACTCGGGGATAATGGGCCTGCCTCTCTTACCCAAGTGAGGGTAGATCaaatggcttgagaggtttaagggCATCTCCAACCTTTACCCCATTTTGGTCCCCAAAATGGGGATTTCCCCATTTTGAGGACAACTTACTCCAACCATTCCCCCATTTTTTCCCCCAAAAGagaatattcttttttattttcttctctctcttctatattatattattatctttcatttcaatttttattttttaaattccattaaacaaattccatcttttattttcattaatttgtaatttccattaaaacaattccataaaattttaaataatataatttgtaagcaattattatagattaactaataattcaaataaaagtgaaatcattgtgatacaagattaattaaatacatattacataacgataaaattcattcgaaatactacataaatattcaacttcaacctctagtattctcccataaatgatctattaatgcattacgaattgagatgattatatatcttttgtacaattataacttataataaaattaacttacaattttacataaaaataataaatgcacgaaaattaatttatcaaaattatacgccaaagttaagatgtaaaattaatattataaagatattacataaacataattaggtatatataaagagataaattaaaagagttaaataataaaataataataaaatatgcatgaaTAGTAATGGGGGAGATGAATAGTGTACCCCATATTTGGAGGAACACTATTCATCCCCCATTTTGGGGGCAAAAATGGGGGAGGGTTGGAGCTTCATTATGGCAAAAATTGCCCCCATTATGGGGAAATGGGGGATGGTTGGAGATGGCCTAAGAAAGTAAAATGTGAGTcttaaattttcttttacttctcaaaaaataaaatttgtgtCTTGAGCTTGATTAGTCAAGCCTTTGTTCCTCTTTGGCCACAATCTGGGAATTACAAGATACACATTTGCCCATCATGCGAGAATATTAAGGAAATTTCATTAATTGGGTTCATCATTTACTTGGAGAGCTAACTTTAAATTTTGGGGTGAACTTAGTCTTTTTCATAACATGGGTTCTCCACTTTAGTTAGAGAAGTAACTTTAAATTTGGGGCAATAGTACCTGACTGGTCGTCTGTGAAGCTGTCTTTTGGCCTTGCGATGCCTTTTCCTTGTGTGCTACTTGAGCCCTTGACTTGATATCACTGCAAATGAAGCAGCAAACTTCTGACAGGGGTTCTGGAGTTTTGCATCGTGACTGACCTTCCGAGGGCTCTCATCTTCTGGATTTGTTCCCTCATCTGCAGCTCATACTCTTCATTGAACGCCTTACAGCCACCTCTATCTGCTGCATTATTTTTGTTACGTTGAGACAAAGCAGAGCTACTGGATTCCTGTATCGGGCTTTTATCTGGACAGGCCAATAATGCTGCCGTCTTGGCTTACTTGTAGCCTATATTGCTTGGACTCTCCTAAACTGTGGCCGGGTGCGTGTCgaatcctccaaaagtagtgcaattttggaggatccgacatggATGTGGCAGTATTTTGGAAAGTCCGCGCAAGGTAGCTTGTAGCTTCTGCTTGCTGATTTGAATATTTAAAAGTCATATTTCACCTTATATATTGTAGGGATGGATGGAGTAGTGCTTAGTGGTCCTTAACCTTTCCTTTTTGTCTTGTAGAAAGGTGTAGTGAGGAAGCAATATGATATGCTTCACCTTCTACCCCTCTATTCTACTTAGTGTGTTTCGGGGTTCATAGCAAGGTGAGTTTGGCGCTTGAAATGTGAATCATTTCAAATACCAACTCATGCACTAGATCACGGGCTTCCAAACTGTAACTTGTAGAAACTAAAGGATCTGTTAATGATGTCAATACCGTGGAATACATTCCAACGCTTTACATTCTAGCAGATTCGACTTTTATCTTGGAATACATTCCAACTCAGGTATAGCTGCTGCAACTGGATGAtctccgcccacgggtagtgcgcCCGGGGTACGATATACGGCAGTTACATGCCCTAGAGcttgagcggtaggggtctgtactccccctcccgcctgagatgtggctgggtctgctggaaataaacctgcctgagtcatagaatccatgaaccgcagcatacggcccatgacctcctggaaaccTGGCGCGGACATGAAATCCGCTGGGGCTGACTCtgctgcaggcacctcgccctgctcttCAATGATAAGATCCTCTGCTGGATCTGCTGGTGGAATAGTTGTAGTAACCCTAAGAtgtcctcgtcctctaccacgggctggagccctccatCGGCCTCTAAaaacagggggagcagctccttcATGGTTTGGAACATCTGCtgcgcgcgttctcaccatctgtgagagaataagagaaagatacttagtaccgcatcaactgcacgataggagatgaagaaggagtagtttcctaacaccctataacctctcgaagataagtacagacgtctccgcactgattcgcaagactctattaggcctgctcataacttgcgagacctacgtgaacctagtgctctgataccatgttgtcacaacccaatttatactatgggtcgtgatggcgcccaacgttaccgttaggcaagccaacagtgactTAAACCACGTTATTTCTCTTTATATAAGTTTTTAAGTAATTAAATTCATTTTAATAGGGAATTTAAGAGTGGAAAATTCAATAAATGAAACGGAAACAACTGACTGGCAATCATAGTAAGGGGAGTGGTATATTTACTGTTTCTTATCTGAGTGAGAAGGACTCTTGTATTAGTGTGCTGCTTCTCCTCTCTAGTCTGTTTTGGCTCTGTTTTTTAGCTAGAGACAACTGTTTCTTTTTCAACCGTTACAGAAAACATATGCAAAAATGCATCTTTACTTTCACTACCCTTCTGCATTCTGCAACATATGAAGCTCATTCGTACCTCTTCCTTGTGTAATGGTTGTGTATTTCCATCCTCCAATTTTCTTACCTGGGGATAGTTCGTTTTTCTTTATTCATATGCATCTACTAACCTCCAATGTTTCTTCTACTGTACTACAGGATTCTTATGGAGGCTACATGGTTGCATTTGCTGGTCGGAAATATGCTGCTAGGTCTTTGCCTGCTTTTGTTGCTAATAATACATTCACTGTAACAAGCTTTACTCTGGTAAGTGCGATTGTTGATACAAGATCTTGGTGTTGCATCGGTTTGATTTGGTGTCTAACAAGAATATGGTGTTCTTGTTTGATATAGGTACTTGAATTCAAAAAGGGTAGGCTGGAAAACTTGTATTGGAAGAGAGATGGCTGCTCGTCTTGCTCAGGCAACTCTAACTTTGTGTGCCTCAACGATCAGGATTGTGCTATCAGGACTAACAACTGCAAGAATAGAGGTGGTAATGTTGATTGTAGCCTGGGGATACAACTTACATTTTCTGGCACTGATAAGCATGAATCTGTTTTCAATTCATGGTTTGAAGTGAAGAATCTTCGCCAGTACTctctttatggcctatattccaATCTCAGGAGTTCTCTCACAGATCAATACAACAAATTCTTCTGATTGTTTTTTAATGTTTGTATGTAGAGTTGTATTTTGTAATTTACTTGTTTTAAAGTGCCTTTTCTTACATCCCGAGTGTTCTCTGAATATTTTGATGGCTTTGTAATTTGTTTATATACTTGTATCCATGTGGAGATCATTTGTctacagttctctttatattttgTCTAAACTTCTGTTTTTAGTGtttggttaattaattattttttcttgtgCTCACAAGATGTTTTTTGCTATGTAGTTCGAAAATTTGTTGATGATGTACTAAAGTACTGATaatatcataccaaataaaatcaTTAGTCATGTAAATTATGAGCACAAGAATTttactgaattttttttttaaggatATATTTAAAGTATTAATATTGTTCCTTACTATCAGCAATAAATGAATAATGGTAAGAGTTTTACATGTCTTTATATTTTTTCCTCATAAAAGAGTGAACTTTTATGTGAAGGGGGTAAGATTAAATAATTTTCAATATAGAAATGCAACAAATTTTTTGGGATAGCTAAAAAGAAGAGGATATTACATAAAATGGCACGAGAGGATTAACCAATATTACTATCAGATAttaattaacaacaacaacaacctagtataatctcactagtgaggtctggggagggtagtgtgtatgcagaccttacccctactctgggGTAAaagactatttccgatagaccctagAGCAACCCACGCTTGTCCATATTAATTAacataatatagataatatatttAAATATTCGTCAAAGTATGACTAGTTATATTTAACATATATTAAACGACAAAGAGTCAAATATACTcttgtacttttgaaaatggtctaagaatatccctcattatactattgggttatatATACCCTttccgtcatactttggaacaaatatacccttattttggatggagtgccacgtgtCAGCACCAGATAAAAACGACACATTTTTTTTTTACCCGATCCATTTTAAAAAATTCACCAcccgacccgttttaaaattcagtttttttaaagcatatattttgtaaaaactgaattttttttttgtaaaaactgaaaaaaaaagaatttgcaaaatatatatttttaagtcttttcagtttttttaaaatattctttttgtaaaaactgaaaaaaaaatattttttaaaaaaatgctttaaaaactaaaaaatatatattctgtaaaaactgaaaaaaaaaaaatttgcaaaatatatatttttaaatcttttcaatttttttaaagtattatttttgtaaaaactgaatttttttaaaaaaaaaaattgaaaaaacaaagACTCCCCTGGACTACATATACATTAGTTTtaacaaaatgaaaatattttgcaattttttttttcagtttatacaaaaaaaatactttaaaaaactgaaaaaactaaaaaatatatatttttcaaatttcttttttttttttcagtttttacagaatatatatttttcagttcttaaagcatttttaatttttttttcttcagtttttacaaaaaaaatactttaaaaaaactgaaaagacttaaaaatatatattttgtaaatttcttttattttttttcagtttttacaaaaataaattccagtttttacaaaatatatgctttaaaaaaactgaattttaaaacgggtcgggTGATGAGTTTTTTAAAACGAATCGGGTAAAAACAAGAAATGTGTTGTTTTCATCTGGTGCTGACATGTGGCACTCCATttaaaataagggtatatttgttaCAAAGTATGACGGAAAGGGTATatataacccaatagtataatgaGAGATATTTTTATACTATTTTCGAAAGTACATCCTTATATTTGACCCTTCGGCgtatattaaattaaataataattggTGCCTAAGGGCCAGATCGTAGTTTTCTTACATTGCAGGTGCTAAGCGCGAAAAGATTCCAGAGGAAGTCTCAGAAAGAGAGTTAAAAAGGCgggaacacacacacacacacacagagagaaGTATGTACGGCGGGAACAGCCAATTCGACGGTAACGCGGCGTTTGCCGGCGGCGGTTTCATGCCATCGCAGGCCACACAAACCGCCGGCGATCATTCCTTCTCTCCAGCCAAGgtctgtttttatttttattttttggcatacAAAATGTGAAAGCTTTAATATTTCATTTACCCTAATATGCCTTTCATAGAACTTCAAACTATGGTCTATTTGtccaaaacaaataaaggaaataacTTTAGAATAAACCCTTAAAAATTAAGAGCGTATTTTAGTTCTTCTTtgcaattcctttttttttttggttgataaTTTTGCGG from Nicotiana tabacum cultivar K326 chromosome 24, ASM71507v2, whole genome shotgun sequence includes:
- the LOC107773105 gene encoding uncharacterized protein LOC107773105, producing the protein MAIQRLLPLFFLLISSLTFLAQSRSDTNHVYSPCADAKVQKSDGFSFGIAFSSRTSFFLNSSVQLSPCDKRLSLSSANSQIAVFRPKVDEISLLTINTTNFFPDSYGGYMVAFAGRKYAARSLPAFVANNTFTVTSFTLVLEFKKGRLENLYWKRDGCSSCSGNSNFVCLNDQDCAIRTNNCKNRGGNVDCSLGIQLTFSGTDKHESVFNSWFEVKNLRQYSLYGLYSNLRSSLTDQYNKFF